A window from Alkalicoccobacillus plakortidis encodes these proteins:
- the ytvI gene encoding sporulation integral membrane protein YtvI, with product MTKAHAFMALRAVLFTITLIVASWLFIKLFTVTYPFWIAAFFAWMMQPLMRLLKTKLKLNSGFASLVGLLGGIIVVSSLLTGIGFLIYFSLRRFFDQVPLWIETGSLKFQSFFNETVLPFWQQGLGLFNSLDQTQQDALRQSISQLGGQLGNLIGQTGQSLLDWTYSILLGLPAFLVAFLFGVISIYFMGKSWHSYQTAFRKVIPLSIRTKIQAFIHGIRVRLFGFIRAQVILMFITAVIVYIGLLIIRVDGAFTLSIIVGLAELLPYLGTGTILLPWAVYLLISGDYSLAFGILILYAIIVVIRQMIEPKVLSSSLNLNPVAVLISMFAGLQLMGAVGIIVGPLILVLVMIFHDIGITTSIGLFIREGWKKE from the coding sequence ATGACCAAGGCCCATGCCTTTATGGCGTTACGTGCGGTTTTATTCACAATCACACTGATCGTAGCAAGCTGGCTATTTATTAAATTGTTCACAGTAACTTATCCTTTTTGGATTGCTGCCTTTTTTGCATGGATGATGCAGCCACTTATGCGTTTGCTTAAGACTAAACTAAAATTAAATTCAGGATTTGCAAGTTTAGTTGGTTTACTTGGTGGTATTATCGTTGTCTCTTCCCTATTAACGGGTATAGGATTTTTAATTTACTTTAGTTTAAGACGTTTCTTTGATCAAGTTCCATTATGGATTGAAACAGGTTCTCTTAAGTTTCAAAGCTTTTTTAATGAGACGGTTCTACCATTTTGGCAACAAGGGCTTGGTTTATTTAACAGTCTAGACCAAACACAACAAGACGCACTTAGGCAGAGTATCTCTCAATTAGGAGGACAACTTGGGAACTTAATTGGGCAAACGGGGCAATCATTACTTGATTGGACATATTCCATTTTGCTCGGATTACCTGCTTTTTTAGTTGCGTTTTTATTTGGTGTCATCAGTATTTATTTCATGGGAAAAAGTTGGCATAGCTATCAAACAGCTTTCCGTAAAGTCATCCCTTTAAGTATTAGAACTAAAATCCAAGCATTTATTCATGGGATTAGAGTAAGGCTATTTGGTTTTATCAGAGCACAAGTCATTCTCATGTTTATCACAGCGGTAATTGTGTATATTGGATTGCTTATTATACGTGTTGATGGTGCATTCACTTTATCAATCATTGTAGGTTTAGCCGAGCTTCTTCCTTACCTCGGTACGGGAACGATTCTCTTACCTTGGGCAGTTTATTTACTAATTAGTGGGGACTACTCTCTTGCTTTTGGAATTCTAATTCTTTATGCCATTATTGTCGTGATTCGCCAGATGATTGAGCCTAAAGTTCTTTCAAGTAGCTTGAACCTTAACCCTGTAGCAGTGTTGATTTCTATGTTCGCAGGTCTTCAGTTAATGGGAGCTGTGGGGATCATTGTAGGTCCACTTATCCTTGTTTTAGTTATGATCTTTCATGATATTGGTATCACGACATCCATTGGCTTGTTTATACGCGAAGGGTGGAAAAAGGAATAA
- the parC gene encoding DNA topoisomerase IV subunit A yields the protein MSKTERYLDLPLEDVIGDRFGRYSKYIIQERALPDARDGLKPVQRRILYAMYKEGNTSEKAYRKSAKTVGNVIGNYHPHGDSSVYEAMLRMSQTWKVRQLLVDMHGNNGSIDADPPAAMRYTEARLSSISSELLRDLEKDTVEFIENFDDTEKEPVVLPAGFPNLLVNGSTGISAGYATDIPPHNLREIIDGVIMQMENPSTTLDDLLQVVTGPDFPTGGIVQGLEGIRQAYQTGKGKVVVRAKTELEDMRGGRQQIVITEIPYEVVKSNLVKKMDEIRFDKKVDGITEVRDDTDRTGLRIVVELKKDADPNAILHYLFKNTDLQTTYHFNMVAIYHKAPQLMGLQALIQAYIDHQKSVIKRRSEFELRKAQAREHIVEGLIKAVSILDEVIKVIRASQDKRDAKNNLIDSFQFSEEQAEAIVNLQLYRLTNTDVTTLQKEAEELKKQIQDLEAILASEKKLIQVIKKNLKRVQKEFGEDRRTQITAQIEELKINMDVLIAAEDVRVTVSESGYVKRTSLRSFTASSKEPPGMKEGDSVLFNEELNTTDTLLLFTKQGNYLFIPVHQLPDIRWKDNGQHVANLVTIDRDDEFLCAMGIREFKEEDSLLFLTKEGMVKRSQLSLYQATRHSKALVALKLKENDELLAVTKTKGTNEIFLATRNGYGLWFGEEEVSLVGQRAAWVKAINLKEDDVVIGAETFSLDEKVEFILATQRGSVKKMAITEFEKGSRAKRGLVMLRELKSQPHRLVGCKRILTAGDEFILTTDKGTEETIRAKSYRPSDRYSNGSYAVDTQKEGTLINIQRVPKDPTNEKE from the coding sequence ATGTCTAAAACTGAACGATATCTTGATCTTCCGTTAGAAGACGTAATCGGTGATCGATTTGGACGATACAGTAAATATATAATCCAAGAGCGGGCATTGCCAGATGCACGAGATGGCTTAAAGCCCGTTCAACGACGAATTTTATACGCAATGTATAAGGAAGGGAATACATCCGAAAAGGCATACCGTAAATCAGCCAAAACTGTCGGGAATGTTATCGGTAACTACCATCCACACGGAGATTCTTCCGTATATGAAGCCATGCTGCGCATGAGTCAAACCTGGAAGGTGCGTCAGTTACTAGTCGACATGCACGGGAATAACGGCTCAATTGATGCGGATCCTCCAGCAGCGATGCGTTATACAGAAGCAAGACTTTCTTCAATTAGTTCAGAGCTTTTACGCGATCTAGAAAAAGACACCGTTGAGTTTATTGAGAACTTTGATGATACGGAAAAGGAACCGGTGGTACTACCAGCTGGTTTCCCAAATCTACTTGTGAACGGTTCAACGGGAATATCCGCAGGTTACGCAACAGATATTCCACCTCATAATTTACGCGAAATCATTGATGGAGTCATTATGCAGATGGAAAATCCATCAACCACACTTGATGATCTTCTCCAGGTTGTGACTGGACCTGATTTCCCTACTGGTGGCATTGTACAAGGACTTGAAGGCATCAGACAGGCCTATCAGACCGGTAAAGGCAAGGTCGTTGTGCGAGCTAAAACAGAGCTTGAGGATATGCGTGGAGGCCGTCAGCAAATTGTCATTACTGAAATTCCATACGAAGTTGTTAAATCAAATCTCGTGAAGAAAATGGATGAGATTCGTTTTGATAAAAAGGTAGACGGAATCACGGAGGTTCGTGATGATACCGACAGAACGGGTTTACGTATTGTTGTGGAGTTAAAGAAGGATGCGGATCCAAATGCGATCCTACATTATTTATTTAAAAACACGGATTTACAAACAACGTATCACTTTAATATGGTCGCTATTTATCATAAAGCACCTCAATTAATGGGACTACAGGCATTAATCCAAGCATACATAGATCACCAAAAGTCTGTGATTAAGCGACGTTCTGAATTTGAGCTGCGCAAGGCACAAGCTAGGGAGCATATTGTTGAAGGGCTAATAAAGGCTGTATCAATCCTTGATGAAGTGATTAAAGTAATCCGTGCCTCTCAGGATAAACGAGATGCAAAAAATAATCTTATCGATTCATTCCAGTTCTCTGAGGAACAGGCAGAGGCTATTGTAAACCTCCAGTTATACCGTTTAACAAATACGGATGTTACCACTCTTCAAAAAGAAGCAGAAGAGCTTAAAAAGCAAATTCAAGACCTAGAAGCGATTTTAGCTAGTGAGAAAAAGCTCATCCAAGTCATTAAGAAGAATTTAAAACGAGTGCAAAAAGAGTTCGGTGAAGATCGACGAACGCAAATTACAGCTCAAATTGAAGAACTTAAAATTAACATGGACGTTTTGATTGCAGCTGAGGATGTTCGTGTAACGGTTTCTGAGTCTGGATATGTTAAACGTACGAGTTTGCGCTCATTCACTGCATCAAGCAAAGAGCCACCTGGTATGAAAGAGGGAGATAGCGTACTCTTTAATGAGGAGCTAAACACTACAGATACATTGCTACTCTTTACGAAACAGGGAAATTATTTATTTATACCGGTGCATCAGCTTCCTGATATTCGCTGGAAGGATAACGGGCAGCATGTCGCAAACTTAGTTACTATTGATCGCGATGACGAATTTTTGTGCGCGATGGGTATACGTGAATTTAAGGAAGAAGACTCACTCTTATTCCTAACAAAAGAAGGTATGGTCAAACGATCTCAGCTATCGCTCTATCAAGCAACTAGACACTCCAAGGCACTTGTTGCCTTAAAGCTAAAAGAAAACGATGAATTACTTGCAGTAACAAAGACAAAAGGAACCAACGAAATATTCCTGGCAACACGAAATGGATATGGATTATGGTTTGGTGAAGAAGAAGTTAGTTTAGTTGGACAGCGTGCAGCTTGGGTAAAAGCCATAAATCTAAAAGAGGATGATGTTGTCATCGGAGCGGAGACCTTCTCCTTAGATGAAAAGGTAGAATTTATCTTAGCTACTCAGAGAGGTTCAGTTAAGAAGATGGCAATAACCGAGTTTGAAAAAGGCTCCCGTGCAAAGCGTGGGTTGGTTATGCTACGTGAATTAAAGAGTCAGCCTCACCGCCTAGTTGGATGCAAACGTATTTTAACAGCAGGGGATGAATTTATTTTAACCACTGATAAAGGAACAGAAGAAACGATACGAGCAAAATCTTATCGACCAAGTGATCGATACAGTAATGGCTCCTATGCCGTAGATACACAAAAAGAAGGAACGTTAATCAATATTCAACGAGTACCTAAAGATCCCACAAACGAAAAAGAGTAA
- the parE gene encoding DNA topoisomerase IV subunit B, translated as MAKSQIEYNDDAIQVLEGLEAVRKRPGMYIGSTDARGLHHLIYEILDNAVDEAMAGHGNYIKVTLHSDGSVSVLDNGRGMPVGMHKMGKPTPEVILTVLHAGGKFGQGGYSTSGGLHGVGASVVNALSEWLVVDIRRDGELYQQRFEKGGKPATTLEKKGKTRKSGTVVRFKPDPTIFTTTTFNTETLSERLREAAFLLKGLQIDLSDERGSETIEESFVFETGIEAFVHYLNEGKETLHPVITFNGEQNGIEMEMSFQFHDAYTENVLSFVNHVRTRDGGTHELGAKSAMTRSFNEHARKLKLLKDKDKNLEGADIREGFTAIISIRVPEAQLQFEGQTKSKLGTPEARSVLDGVVSEKLAYFFEENPDIGTSLIRKAIKASQAREAARKAREDSRNGKRKKRDVLLSGKLTPAQSRNPKRNELYLVEGDSAGGSAKQGRDRKFQAVLPLRGKVINTEKAKLDDIMKNEEIRTIIHTIGAGVGADFTIEDVNYDKVVIMTDADTDGAHIQVLLLTFFYRYMKELFDAGKIYIALPPLYKVSKGTGKKEVVEYAWDERELDKATKAVGKGYALQRYKGLGEMNPIQLWETTMDPETRTLIRVTLDDAARAEKRVTTLMGDKVEPRRKWIESHVAFGLEEETNILENENLGVTEGEQNV; from the coding sequence TTGGCAAAATCACAGATAGAATATAACGATGATGCGATACAGGTACTAGAGGGCTTAGAAGCTGTTCGTAAAAGACCTGGGATGTATATTGGTAGCACAGATGCAAGAGGGTTACATCATCTCATTTATGAAATTTTAGATAACGCTGTGGATGAGGCAATGGCCGGTCACGGTAATTACATAAAAGTAACACTACACTCTGATGGGAGTGTCTCAGTTTTAGATAACGGTCGAGGTATGCCTGTTGGAATGCACAAAATGGGTAAACCCACACCAGAGGTCATTTTAACTGTTCTTCACGCAGGTGGAAAATTTGGACAAGGTGGATATTCTACAAGTGGAGGCTTACATGGAGTAGGTGCTTCTGTTGTGAACGCACTTTCTGAATGGCTAGTCGTTGATATTAGACGAGATGGTGAGCTTTATCAACAGCGATTCGAAAAAGGTGGAAAACCAGCAACAACACTTGAGAAAAAAGGCAAAACTCGAAAGTCCGGAACGGTTGTTCGCTTTAAGCCGGATCCGACTATTTTTACAACAACCACGTTTAATACAGAAACATTATCAGAGCGCTTACGTGAAGCGGCATTCCTTTTAAAAGGACTACAAATTGACCTTTCTGATGAACGAGGCTCTGAAACGATTGAGGAATCCTTCGTATTTGAGACAGGTATTGAAGCATTTGTTCATTACTTAAACGAGGGCAAGGAAACACTACATCCGGTCATCACATTTAACGGGGAACAGAATGGAATTGAAATGGAGATGTCGTTTCAGTTTCATGATGCGTACACTGAAAATGTATTAAGCTTTGTGAACCATGTTCGAACAAGAGATGGTGGAACACATGAGCTTGGTGCAAAATCTGCGATGACAAGAAGCTTTAATGAACACGCAAGGAAATTGAAGCTTCTAAAAGATAAAGATAAAAATCTTGAAGGTGCAGATATACGTGAAGGCTTTACAGCGATTATTTCGATTCGTGTTCCAGAGGCTCAGCTTCAGTTTGAAGGACAAACAAAAAGCAAATTAGGCACACCAGAAGCACGTTCTGTTTTAGATGGCGTTGTTTCTGAGAAGCTTGCTTATTTCTTTGAAGAGAATCCGGACATTGGGACAAGCCTCATTCGAAAAGCAATTAAAGCCTCGCAAGCTCGCGAAGCCGCAAGAAAAGCACGTGAGGATTCACGTAATGGTAAGCGGAAAAAGCGTGATGTGTTATTAAGTGGGAAACTAACACCTGCACAATCACGTAATCCAAAACGGAATGAGCTATATCTAGTGGAGGGTGACTCAGCAGGAGGTTCGGCTAAACAAGGTCGTGACCGTAAGTTCCAAGCTGTATTACCCTTACGAGGAAAAGTCATTAACACAGAAAAAGCAAAACTAGATGACATTATGAAAAATGAAGAAATCCGCACAATTATTCATACAATTGGCGCGGGCGTGGGTGCGGACTTTACAATTGAGGATGTAAACTACGATAAAGTTGTCATCATGACTGATGCCGATACCGATGGGGCACATATTCAGGTGCTACTACTTACATTTTTCTACCGCTATATGAAAGAGCTATTTGATGCAGGAAAGATTTACATTGCCTTACCTCCACTATATAAAGTGAGTAAAGGAACAGGTAAAAAAGAAGTGGTTGAATACGCGTGGGATGAGCGTGAACTAGACAAAGCTACAAAGGCAGTCGGCAAAGGTTATGCCCTGCAGCGCTATAAGGGTTTAGGTGAGATGAATCCCATTCAATTATGGGAAACAACCATGGATCCTGAGACACGTACATTAATTCGAGTTACACTTGATGACGCAGCAAGAGCCGAAAAGCGTGTAACGACTTTAATGGGGGACAAAGTTGAACCCCGTAGAAAGTGGATTGAGTCTCATGTCGCATTTGGACTTGAAGAAGAGACAAATATCCTTGAAAATGAAAACCTTGGTGTAACGGAGGGCGAGCAAAATGTCTAA
- a CDS encoding CoA-binding protein, with the protein MTIENPSNQAITNIFHTSKRIAVVGLSDNPERTSYMISEAMQKAGYEIIPVNPTVTEVLGVKAVSSLKEIEGDIDIVNVFRRSEFLPDIAKDTVEVGANVFWAQLGVTNQEAYDYLREHNITTVMNRCIKVEHAKFK; encoded by the coding sequence ATGACAATCGAGAACCCATCAAATCAGGCGATTACAAATATTTTTCACACAAGTAAACGAATTGCTGTGGTAGGATTATCAGATAACCCAGAGCGTACCTCCTATATGATTTCAGAGGCGATGCAAAAAGCAGGCTATGAAATTATCCCCGTGAATCCAACTGTCACAGAGGTATTAGGTGTAAAAGCTGTGTCATCCCTCAAAGAGATTGAAGGTGACATTGATATCGTGAATGTGTTTAGAAGAAGTGAATTCCTTCCTGATATCGCAAAAGACACTGTAGAGGTTGGTGCAAATGTCTTCTGGGCACAACTTGGTGTTACAAACCAAGAAGCCTATGATTATTTACGTGAACACAATATCACAACGGTTATGAATCGCTGTATCAAAGTAGAGCACGCCAAATTCAAGTAA
- the motA gene encoding flagellar motor stator protein MotA — MDKTSYIGIVLGVAAVLIGMVFKGTSLSVLVNPAALLIIFAGTAAAILIAFPFSEVKRIPSLFKVLFTEKKQVTQEELVKQFVEYATISRREGMLALEAKVGEIEDPFFKQAVRMMIDGQEPEFIRHTLNERIDAMQDRHSSGASIFTQAGTYSPSLGVLGAVLGLIAALGNLDDTEALGHSIAAAFVATLFGIFCGYVLFHPFANKLKRKSRAEVLHNHMIVEGTIAILNGSSPRAIEEYLSVYMGEKEQLSYIEGAEQENVS; from the coding sequence ATGGATAAAACGTCATACATCGGGATTGTTTTAGGAGTTGCTGCAGTCTTAATTGGGATGGTTTTTAAAGGAACCAGCCTATCTGTTCTGGTAAATCCAGCTGCGTTGCTTATTATATTTGCAGGAACAGCAGCAGCTATTCTTATCGCCTTCCCTTTTTCAGAAGTAAAACGAATTCCTAGTTTGTTTAAAGTATTATTCACTGAGAAAAAACAGGTTACACAAGAAGAATTGGTTAAACAGTTTGTAGAATATGCGACCATTTCTCGTCGTGAAGGTATGCTTGCTTTAGAAGCTAAAGTAGGTGAAATTGAAGATCCTTTCTTTAAACAAGCTGTACGAATGATGATCGATGGCCAAGAGCCTGAATTCATTCGTCATACGTTAAATGAACGAATTGATGCCATGCAGGATCGCCATTCCTCTGGTGCTTCAATCTTTACTCAAGCAGGTACATACTCTCCTAGTTTAGGTGTTTTAGGAGCTGTTTTAGGACTAATTGCCGCATTAGGGAATTTAGATGACACAGAGGCATTAGGACATTCGATTGCTGCAGCATTTGTAGCTACATTATTTGGGATCTTCTGTGGCTATGTATTGTTTCATCCCTTTGCCAATAAGTTAAAGCGCAAATCAAGAGCTGAGGTTCTTCATAATCACATGATTGTGGAAGGTACAATCGCTATCTTAAACGGAAGCTCGCCCCGTGCTATTGAAGAATATTTGAGTGTTTATATGGGCGAAAAAGAGCAGCTTTCCTATATTGAAGGAGCTGAGCAGGAAAATGTCAGCTAG
- a CDS encoding OmpA family protein has product MWELQKELNRYIEEQGLSDRLTTEIGTDGLLITINDNILFDSGSDELKTDAQEIVYEISDMLATDPPRYIQISGHTDDRPINTPQFQSNWTLSISRAENVLGYFLENERLKPNQFIVAGHGEYKPIVSNETEEGRQQNRRVEILILPFNIERERLEIEFSDQN; this is encoded by the coding sequence TTGTGGGAGCTCCAGAAAGAATTAAATCGTTATATTGAAGAACAAGGATTAAGTGACCGCTTAACTACTGAGATAGGTACGGATGGCCTGCTTATTACGATCAACGATAACATTCTGTTTGATTCAGGGAGTGATGAGTTAAAAACAGATGCTCAAGAAATTGTGTACGAAATCTCTGATATGCTTGCAACAGATCCACCTCGTTATATCCAGATATCTGGACATACAGATGATCGACCAATTAATACACCTCAGTTTCAATCGAACTGGACATTGAGTATTTCACGTGCAGAGAATGTGCTAGGCTATTTCTTAGAAAACGAGCGATTGAAACCAAATCAGTTTATTGTAGCCGGACATGGTGAATACAAACCGATTGTATCGAATGAAACAGAGGAAGGTCGACAGCAAAATCGTCGAGTTGAAATTTTGATTTTGCCATTTAATATTGAAAGAGAACGACTAGAAATAGAATTTTCTGACCAAAATTAA
- a CDS encoding flagellar motor protein MotB, with product MSARRKKHDEEHVDESWLLPYADMLTLLLALFIILFAMGQVDNTRYESLKSALNEALGGTSILEYSDSLEGEGTSPLILQLFLKIQRIKKKTSNKTIQMEQIKTGHLRICGSSRKN from the coding sequence ATGTCAGCTAGAAGAAAAAAGCATGACGAAGAACATGTAGATGAAAGTTGGCTATTACCTTACGCTGACATGTTAACATTATTATTGGCACTCTTCATTATCTTATTCGCTATGGGACAAGTAGATAATACACGTTATGAATCGTTAAAATCAGCTTTAAATGAAGCCTTAGGTGGAACAAGTATATTAGAGTACTCGGATTCACTAGAAGGCGAAGGTACCTCTCCCCTGATTCTGCAGCTGTTCCTGAAGATTCAGAGGATCAAGAAGAAGACGAGCAACAAAACGATTCAGATGGAACAAATCAAGACGGGCCATCTGAGGATTTGTGGGAGCTCCAGAAAGAATTAA
- a CDS encoding TraR/DksA C4-type zinc finger protein — protein MDTGEEIPYERLEIVPYTKRTIEAQEKVDQEGNDQDADQQFAESMENVADKDTLREDTLTTQKLDKEQDAYK, from the coding sequence GTGGATACGGGAGAAGAAATTCCATACGAAAGATTAGAAATTGTTCCTTATACAAAACGCACAATTGAAGCTCAGGAAAAAGTGGATCAAGAAGGCAATGATCAAGACGCAGATCAACAGTTTGCTGAGTCGATGGAAAATGTTGCTGACAAAGATACATTAAGAGAAGATACATTGACCACACAAAAGCTAGATAAAGAACAGGACGCCTATAAATAA